A genomic window from Aestuariirhabdus litorea includes:
- a CDS encoding LexA family protein, whose protein sequence is MKIAITKACTAPSTLSLPLLSHGVAAGFPSPADDYIDRPLDLNEHLIKHPAATYFARANGDSLNGRGIFDRDLLVVDRSLRPLHGDLVVAAIDGELCCKILDLRQRQLCSANPAYPPVALPEEADLVIEGVVIHAIHHLRAP, encoded by the coding sequence ATGAAAATCGCCATCACAAAAGCCTGCACCGCCCCCAGTACGCTTTCTCTGCCGCTGCTCTCCCACGGGGTCGCTGCGGGCTTCCCGTCGCCCGCTGACGACTATATTGACCGTCCGCTGGACCTCAATGAGCACCTGATCAAGCACCCGGCGGCCACCTATTTTGCCCGCGCCAATGGCGACTCCCTCAACGGCCGGGGGATCTTTGACCGCGACCTGCTGGTGGTGGATCGCAGCCTTCGTCCCCTGCATGGCGACCTGGTGGTCGCCGCCATTGACGGCGAGCTGTGCTGCAAGATCCTGGACCTGCGCCAGCGCCAGCTCTGTTCGGCCAACCCCGCCTACCCCCCCGTCGCCCTGCCCGAGGAGGCAGACCTGGTCATTGAAGGGGTGGTGATCCACGCCATCCATCACCTGCGCGCCCCCTAG
- the gndA gene encoding NADP-dependent phosphogluconate dehydrogenase gives MNEATAGCDIGLIGAGVMGKSLTLNLADHGYRVAVFDRDPNRLDALHDQDAAERGDRPTRLHGCSTYPQLLAQLPTPRIILLSIPAGKPVDEVCQRLIAAGIGTEDIVVDTGNSLWSDSQAREQHYRSHFIFFSTAVSGGEVGARFGPSLMPSGCPAAWSRLQPIWEAIAAKVDPESGQPIESRVPGKPVTGGEPCAAYIGPGGSGHYVKMVHNGIEYADMQMICEAYQIMRDALGMQPAAIAAVFAQWNRGVLNSYLIEISAEILATTDADSGLPLVDIILDKAGQKGTGLWTAVSSLQLGIPAPSIAEAVAARSLSALKPERMIASGVLAGPQAAPPPDHQKHAHIEALHDALYCAKLCVYAQGFQLMRCAAREQGWTLNFAAIASIWRAGCIIRARFLHAIREAFACDPDLQNLLLAPYFAKQLAARQHNWRQAVAHAALSGIPIAALGSALSYYDAYRTAVLPANLLQAQRDFFGAHRFERIDRDEGTLYHCEWSLPGRPLTH, from the coding sequence ATGAATGAGGCGACAGCAGGCTGTGATATCGGTTTGATCGGTGCCGGGGTGATGGGGAAAAGCCTGACCCTGAACCTCGCGGACCATGGCTATCGGGTAGCGGTGTTTGACCGGGACCCCAACCGGCTTGACGCCCTGCATGACCAGGATGCGGCCGAGCGAGGCGACCGGCCTACCCGCCTGCACGGTTGCAGCACCTACCCCCAGCTGCTCGCTCAACTGCCCACTCCACGCATCATCCTGCTGTCGATCCCCGCCGGTAAACCGGTGGATGAGGTGTGCCAGCGGCTGATCGCGGCCGGGATCGGCACAGAGGATATCGTCGTCGATACCGGCAACAGCCTCTGGAGCGACTCCCAGGCGCGCGAGCAGCACTACCGCAGCCACTTTATCTTCTTCAGCACCGCCGTCTCCGGCGGTGAGGTGGGTGCCCGCTTCGGCCCCTCCCTGATGCCCAGCGGCTGCCCCGCCGCCTGGTCCCGCCTGCAGCCGATCTGGGAGGCAATCGCCGCCAAGGTAGACCCTGAATCCGGCCAGCCCATCGAATCCCGGGTGCCGGGCAAGCCGGTAACGGGGGGCGAGCCCTGCGCGGCCTATATCGGTCCCGGCGGCTCCGGTCACTACGTCAAGATGGTGCACAACGGCATCGAGTACGCGGATATGCAGATGATCTGCGAGGCCTACCAGATCATGCGCGACGCGCTGGGGATGCAACCGGCCGCCATCGCCGCGGTGTTTGCGCAGTGGAACCGGGGGGTGTTAAACAGCTACCTGATCGAGATCAGCGCCGAGATCCTGGCCACCACCGACGCCGACAGCGGCTTGCCGCTGGTTGATATCATCCTCGACAAGGCGGGCCAGAAGGGGACCGGCCTGTGGACCGCCGTCAGCAGCCTGCAGCTTGGCATCCCCGCCCCCTCCATCGCCGAGGCGGTGGCCGCCCGCTCGCTGTCGGCACTGAAACCGGAGCGGATGATCGCTTCCGGAGTCCTCGCCGGCCCCCAGGCAGCGCCCCCTCCCGACCACCAGAAACACGCCCATATCGAGGCGCTCCACGATGCGCTCTACTGCGCCAAGCTCTGCGTCTACGCCCAGGGCTTCCAGTTAATGAGATGCGCGGCCAGGGAACAGGGCTGGACCCTGAACTTTGCCGCGATCGCCAGCATCTGGCGTGCCGGCTGTATTATCCGCGCCCGCTTTCTGCACGCCATCCGTGAGGCCTTCGCCTGCGATCCCGACCTGCAAAACCTGCTGCTGGCCCCCTACTTTGCCAAACAGCTCGCCGCCCGCCAGCACAACTGGCGCCAGGCGGTCGCCCACGCGGCCCTGTCGGGTATCCCAATCGCCGCCCTGGGTTCAGCCCTCAGCTATTACGACGCTTACCGCACCGCGGTGTTACCGGCCAACCTGCTGCAGGCCCAGCGAGACTTCTTCGGTGCGCACCGGTTCGAGCGGATCGACCGCGACGAGGGCACGCTCTACCACTGCGAATGGAGCCTGCCGGGCCGCCCCCTGACACACTAA
- a CDS encoding PA2778 family cysteine peptidase, whose protein sequence is MAGALARVAALLAIALLMGCASRPDSIDTTGLASLTPHRQLDNIPYFPQIEDQCGPASLATLLAAQGVDISAEALRGKVYIPGKEGAVTTEMIARARRYGMLTYVLRPELSDLLMEVDAGHPVLVLQNLAFDWMPRWHFSVVVGYDLPRQTISLRSGEELNHEIGFELFLKIWRRADSWAMVALPAGQLPATARRTATLRAANDLEQVGESRAALQVYQSIIERWPDADTAYFGAGNSAYALGQYRASQRFFSAYLRQQPSAAAGWNNLAYSLVALECRSQALAAIGCAVKQAPGNPAIQESEAELRKRLPLPSTASDCPQVQCPLE, encoded by the coding sequence ATGGCCGGGGCCCTTGCCCGGGTGGCGGCACTGCTCGCCATCGCCCTTCTGATGGGCTGTGCCAGTCGCCCGGACAGCATCGATACGACCGGGCTCGCATCGCTCACCCCGCACCGCCAGCTGGACAATATTCCCTACTTTCCCCAGATCGAGGATCAGTGCGGACCCGCCTCCCTGGCGACCCTGCTCGCGGCCCAGGGGGTGGATATAAGCGCCGAGGCGTTGCGGGGCAAGGTCTATATTCCCGGCAAGGAGGGCGCAGTCACCACCGAGATGATTGCGCGGGCTCGGCGCTACGGCATGCTGACCTATGTACTGCGGCCCGAGTTATCCGACCTGCTGATGGAGGTGGACGCCGGCCACCCGGTGCTGGTCCTGCAAAACCTTGCCTTCGACTGGATGCCGCGCTGGCACTTCAGTGTCGTGGTGGGGTATGACCTGCCCCGCCAGACCATCAGCCTGCGTAGTGGCGAGGAGCTGAACCATGAGATCGGCTTCGAACTGTTTTTAAAGATCTGGCGCCGCGCCGATTCCTGGGCGATGGTGGCGCTACCGGCCGGGCAGCTCCCCGCGACCGCCCGGCGCACGGCCACCCTGCGGGCGGCCAATGACCTGGAGCAGGTGGGAGAGAGCCGTGCGGCGTTGCAGGTTTACCAGTCGATCATCGAGCGCTGGCCCGATGCCGATACCGCCTATTTCGGTGCCGGCAACAGCGCCTACGCATTGGGCCAATACCGGGCCTCACAGCGCTTTTTTTCAGCCTACCTGCGCCAGCAACCCTCGGCCGCTGCCGGCTGGAACAACCTGGCTTACAGCCTGGTCGCACTGGAGTGCCGCTCCCAGGCCCTGGCCGCCATTGGCTGTGCGGTCAAACAGGCACCGGGCAATCCGGCCATACAAGAGAGCGAGGCCGAGCTCCGCAAGCGGCTCCCGCTGCCATCGACGGCGTCCGACTGCCCGCAGGTCCAGTGCCCGCTGGAGTAA
- a CDS encoding Y-family DNA polymerase: protein MLALVDVNACYASCEAIFRPDLRGKPIVVLSNNDGCIVARSSEAKALAIPDLEPYFKLRKQLDAFGVEVFSSNYSLYGDISRRIMQSLATETPHLEIYSIDEAFLDCTNLGDLSGFGHRIRKRIWREQRVGVGVGIAPTKTLAKLANQVAKRLPRAQGVCVLDTPEKWNWVLQRTAVNTVWGIGRRLASQLAGLGVVTGADLAALPPEVVRQQFSVTLERTVRELNGLSCLPLEEAPPPKQQIVSSRSFGRKIRSQKELERAVAQHAWRAGEKLRQQGSIAMGLMVWINTSRFAPFPYSQGLATPIAGGTDEGATLCRYARQLTRRLYRPGYDYAKASVSLLDLVPASQHQADLFTASSNPRLNAVIDRINHKYGSNSLRLADQWAPRDWAMLRRRLSPAYTTRWSDIPVIECR from the coding sequence ATGTTGGCCCTGGTCGATGTTAACGCCTGCTACGCCTCCTGCGAGGCGATCTTTCGTCCCGACCTGCGGGGCAAGCCTATTGTCGTGCTCTCCAACAACGATGGCTGCATCGTGGCCCGAAGCAGTGAGGCCAAGGCGTTGGCCATCCCCGACCTGGAGCCCTACTTCAAACTCCGCAAGCAGCTGGACGCGTTCGGAGTCGAGGTGTTCAGCTCCAACTACAGCCTCTACGGTGACATCAGCCGGCGTATCATGCAGAGCCTCGCCACCGAAACCCCGCACCTGGAGATCTACTCCATCGACGAAGCGTTCCTGGATTGCACCAACCTGGGCGACCTCAGCGGTTTTGGCCACCGTATCCGCAAGCGTATCTGGCGCGAACAGCGGGTTGGGGTGGGCGTCGGCATCGCCCCGACCAAGACCCTGGCCAAGCTCGCCAACCAGGTTGCCAAACGCTTGCCCCGTGCGCAGGGCGTCTGCGTACTGGATACCCCCGAGAAGTGGAACTGGGTGCTGCAGCGAACCGCGGTGAACACAGTCTGGGGCATCGGCCGCCGGTTGGCCTCACAGCTGGCTGGGCTCGGTGTGGTGACGGGGGCGGATCTGGCGGCGCTGCCGCCCGAGGTGGTGCGACAGCAATTCAGCGTCACCCTGGAGCGCACGGTACGGGAGCTCAATGGCCTCTCCTGCCTGCCGCTGGAGGAGGCCCCCCCTCCCAAACAGCAGATTGTCAGCAGCCGCTCCTTTGGCCGCAAGATTCGCAGCCAGAAGGAGTTAGAACGGGCGGTGGCCCAGCATGCCTGGCGCGCCGGAGAGAAGCTTCGCCAACAGGGTTCGATCGCCATGGGGCTGATGGTCTGGATCAATACCAGCCGCTTCGCCCCCTTTCCCTACAGCCAGGGACTGGCCACGCCGATCGCCGGTGGCACCGACGAGGGTGCCACTCTGTGCCGCTACGCCAGGCAACTGACCCGGCGCCTCTACCGGCCCGGTTACGACTATGCCAAGGCCAGCGTCAGCCTGCTGGACCTGGTACCCGCCAGCCAGCACCAGGCCGATCTGTTTACCGCCTCCTCCAACCCTCGCCTCAACGCTGTCATCGACCGCATCAACCACAAATACGGCAGCAACAGTCTGCGGTTAGCCGACCAGTGGGCCCCGCGTGACTGGGCCATGCTTCGCCGCCGCCTATCCCCCGCTTACACCACGCGCTGGAGTGATATTCCCGTTATAGAGTGCCGATAG
- a CDS encoding PA2779 family protein, translating to MKQLAKSRLIHSLMISMLFVISLGAGHAQAKMIPTTDLIHSGGAQYSQQQLQAALASDELKQQLADLGVDSEQLSDRISSLTPDEIQQLNAELEQQPAGGIIGVLLVIFIVFVVTDMLCATDLFTFVRCIN from the coding sequence ATGAAGCAACTAGCAAAGTCTCGACTGATCCACTCATTAATGATCTCCATGCTGTTTGTGATCAGCCTGGGGGCCGGTCATGCCCAGGCGAAGATGATCCCTACCACGGACCTCATCCATTCAGGAGGGGCGCAGTACAGCCAGCAGCAACTGCAAGCGGCGCTGGCCTCCGATGAGCTGAAGCAGCAGCTGGCCGACCTGGGGGTCGATAGCGAGCAGTTAAGCGACCGTATTTCAAGCCTGACCCCCGATGAGATCCAGCAGCTTAACGCAGAGCTGGAGCAGCAGCCGGCCGGGGGGATCATCGGTGTACTGCTCGTTATCTTCATTGTCTTTGTGGTCACCGATATGCTGTGCGCCACTGACCTCTTTACCTTCGTGCGGTGTATCAACTAA
- a CDS encoding zinc-binding metallopeptidase family protein encodes MRFFNCDCGQTLYFDNTGCLACGQAAGFDPEQLQLLSLTEEGNGSWRAADGRAFRYCQNHAHFGVCNWLVAADSPALYCRSCELNQIVPQVTEPDRCSSWHILEQAKRRLIYSLLQLGLPVQPRSRYANGLAFAFLEDQRINPQVQEEIVSTGHGHGLITINLAEADDVMRETMRVSMGEKYRTLLGHFRHESGHYFFDRLVSGTPWHQAFRELFGDDTLNYADALAHYYSGSVPSDLSGQFITDYAQSHPLEDWAECWAHYLHMMDGLETAHALELLEQPPLEVPFEENLRRWPELTRILNQLNRSLGLKDAYPFVLSDPVMRKLHLIHRVIDPSSPTT; translated from the coding sequence ATGCGCTTTTTTAACTGCGACTGTGGCCAAACACTCTACTTTGACAATACGGGTTGCCTGGCCTGCGGGCAGGCGGCTGGCTTTGACCCTGAACAGTTGCAGCTGTTGAGCCTGACAGAAGAGGGCAACGGAAGCTGGCGCGCGGCGGATGGCAGGGCGTTTCGCTACTGCCAGAACCACGCCCACTTCGGGGTCTGTAACTGGCTGGTCGCGGCTGACTCTCCTGCTCTTTACTGCCGCTCCTGCGAGTTGAACCAAATCGTCCCCCAGGTGACCGAACCGGATCGGTGCAGTTCGTGGCATATATTGGAACAGGCCAAGCGGCGATTGATCTACAGTCTGCTGCAGCTAGGATTACCGGTGCAGCCGCGCTCTCGGTATGCGAACGGGCTGGCGTTCGCCTTTCTTGAAGACCAGCGGATCAATCCGCAGGTGCAGGAGGAGATTGTCAGCACCGGCCACGGCCACGGCCTGATTACGATCAATCTGGCCGAGGCGGACGATGTGATGCGCGAGACGATGCGGGTATCGATGGGAGAAAAGTACCGCACACTGCTGGGCCATTTTCGCCACGAGAGCGGACACTACTTTTTTGACCGGCTGGTGTCCGGCACGCCCTGGCACCAGGCGTTCAGGGAGCTGTTCGGTGATGATACACTCAACTACGCCGATGCACTGGCCCACTACTACAGCGGGTCTGTGCCCAGTGACCTTAGCGGCCAGTTCATCACGGACTACGCCCAGAGCCACCCGCTGGAAGACTGGGCCGAGTGCTGGGCGCATTACCTGCATATGATGGACGGGCTGGAAACGGCCCATGCGCTGGAATTGCTGGAACAGCCCCCGCTCGAGGTGCCCTTTGAAGAAAACCTGCGGCGCTGGCCCGAGCTGACCCGGATATTGAACCAGCTCAACCGCAGTCTGGGGTTAAAAGATGCCTACCCCTTCGTGCTGTCTGATCCGGTCATGAGGAAGCTTCACCTGATTCATCGGGTGATTGATCCCAGTTCTCCGACCACTTGA
- a CDS encoding alpha-E domain-containing protein: MLSRVAERVYWMGRYLERAENTARMISVYFHVQMDIPNETSLSWHHMLDIVGTDINQVLSRKPASPKAKSSGEQQAGVSLAQEKAVMKYLVSDARSPSSILSFLQQARENARTAREIIPSEAWELINNLYLYAKERAPRSLSRSARQKFLQHVIERTQQCAGLLSGTMSATPAYDFICLGRSLERADMTSRIVDVGARTLFEKQKTEKKILSPYVNVLWMSVLQSLSAYQMYRQHMMNRVNGESVVTFLLQDSRFPRSMTACLGSLKTYLSSLPNNEEALRALGAAQRRIDAIDVADSLATASLYESIDLVQLDLIGIHNEIANAWFLPSRASEPAEPEAVT, encoded by the coding sequence ATGTTATCGAGAGTTGCAGAACGCGTTTACTGGATGGGGCGTTACCTTGAGCGGGCCGAAAATACCGCCCGCATGATCAGCGTCTATTTTCATGTGCAGATGGATATTCCCAACGAAACCAGCCTCAGTTGGCACCATATGCTTGATATTGTCGGTACGGACATTAACCAGGTCCTTAGCCGAAAACCTGCCAGTCCCAAGGCTAAAAGTAGTGGGGAGCAGCAGGCCGGAGTATCGCTCGCGCAAGAAAAGGCGGTAATGAAATACCTGGTTTCCGATGCAAGGAGCCCCTCGTCCATTCTCAGCTTCTTGCAACAGGCGCGGGAGAACGCGCGAACGGCACGGGAGATCATTCCATCTGAGGCTTGGGAGCTGATTAACAATCTCTATCTCTATGCCAAGGAGCGCGCTCCCCGCTCGTTGTCGCGCTCGGCACGGCAAAAGTTTCTGCAGCATGTGATTGAGCGTACCCAGCAGTGCGCCGGGCTGCTGTCCGGTACCATGAGCGCAACGCCGGCCTATGACTTTATCTGTCTGGGACGTTCGCTGGAGCGGGCGGATATGACCTCACGTATTGTCGATGTCGGGGCACGAACGCTGTTTGAAAAGCAAAAAACCGAGAAAAAGATCCTCTCCCCCTATGTCAACGTGCTGTGGATGAGTGTGTTGCAGTCGCTCAGCGCCTACCAGATGTATCGCCAGCACATGATGAACCGCGTCAACGGTGAGTCTGTGGTGACCTTCCTGCTGCAGGACAGCCGTTTTCCGCGCTCCATGACCGCTTGCCTGGGCAGCCTCAAGACCTATCTGTCGAGCCTGCCGAATAATGAGGAGGCCCTACGCGCATTGGGGGCTGCGCAGCGACGCATTGACGCCATTGATGTCGCAGATTCGCTTGCGACGGCCAGCCTCTATGAGTCGATCGATCTGGTGCAGCTGGACCTGATCGGTATCCATAACGAGATTGCCAATGCCTGGTTTTTACCAAGCAGGGCCAGTGAGCCTGCTGAGCCGGAGGCTGTGACGTGA
- a CDS encoding peptidase — translation MTYCVAISVNDGIIFTSDSRTNAGVDQISTYSKMHRFGIDGQRQLVIMSAGNLATTQGVIKRVRADIKNNEPVNLMNVADLEEAADYLGEISVAQQKKHDIEGSTVNHEASFIVGGQIGDKTPAIIMIYPQGNYITSSDTTPYLQIGESKYGKPILDRILTPETSLDTSALCALVSMDSTMRSNLTVGPPIETVIYEKGSLKLNRHYQFQADSAFLRELNKSWDHLLQEAFRNLPPIKWSENWDQSPDESGEASS, via the coding sequence ATGACTTACTGTGTCGCCATCTCTGTCAACGATGGCATCATTTTTACCTCTGATTCCCGTACCAACGCCGGCGTTGACCAGATCAGCACCTACAGCAAGATGCACCGCTTTGGCATCGACGGCCAGCGTCAGCTGGTTATCATGAGCGCCGGCAACCTGGCTACCACCCAGGGGGTGATCAAGCGCGTTCGTGCCGATATCAAGAACAATGAGCCGGTCAACCTGATGAATGTGGCGGATCTGGAGGAAGCGGCGGATTATCTGGGCGAAATCAGCGTTGCCCAGCAGAAAAAGCACGATATTGAGGGTAGTACTGTCAACCACGAAGCCAGCTTTATCGTTGGTGGCCAGATCGGGGATAAAACGCCCGCGATCATCATGATCTACCCGCAGGGCAACTACATCACCTCATCCGACACCACGCCCTACCTGCAGATCGGTGAAAGCAAGTACGGCAAGCCGATTCTGGACCGGATTTTGACGCCGGAAACATCCCTGGATACCTCGGCGCTCTGTGCGCTGGTCTCCATGGACTCGACCATGCGCAGCAACCTGACAGTGGGTCCGCCGATCGAAACGGTGATCTATGAAAAGGGCAGCCTGAAGCTAAACCGCCATTACCAGTTCCAGGCCGACAGTGCCTTCCTGCGGGAGCTGAACAAATCCTGGGATCACCTGCTGCAGGAGGCCTTCCGCAACCTGCCTCCCATCAAGTGGTCGGAGAACTGGGATCAATCACCCGATGAATCAGGTGAAGCTTCCTCATGA
- a CDS encoding cupin domain-containing protein, with amino-acid sequence MDSLNTESRYNADFQQRVVIRPEEYRWVPSPMPGVERMKLDRIGGEVARATSIVRYAPNSTFSPHAHDGGEEFLVLEGVFADEHGQYPAGTYVRNPIGTAHSPRIGEAGATIFVKLHQFDKSDQRQFSIDTLSEPWRPGLVEGLSVMPLHGFDQEQVALVRWAPNTRFNAHKHWGGEEILVLEGTFYDEHGTYPAGTWIRSPHLSEHKPYTMDEGALIYVKVGHL; translated from the coding sequence ATGGACAGCCTCAACACGGAATCCCGTTATAACGCCGACTTTCAGCAGCGCGTTGTCATACGTCCCGAGGAGTACCGCTGGGTGCCCTCTCCGATGCCGGGGGTCGAGAGAATGAAGCTGGACCGCATCGGGGGCGAGGTGGCTCGTGCAACCTCTATCGTACGTTATGCTCCCAACAGCACGTTCTCTCCTCACGCCCACGATGGCGGCGAGGAGTTTCTGGTGCTGGAGGGAGTGTTCGCCGATGAGCATGGCCAATACCCGGCCGGAACCTATGTCCGCAACCCCATCGGTACCGCGCACAGCCCTCGGATCGGTGAGGCGGGAGCCACCATCTTCGTTAAACTGCATCAGTTCGACAAAAGCGACCAACGACAGTTTTCGATCGATACGCTCAGTGAGCCCTGGCGCCCAGGACTGGTGGAGGGGTTGAGCGTCATGCCGCTGCATGGGTTTGACCAGGAACAGGTTGCCTTGGTGCGCTGGGCACCCAATACCCGGTTTAATGCCCACAAACACTGGGGGGGCGAAGAGATTCTGGTACTGGAGGGCACGTTCTACGACGAACATGGCACCTATCCCGCTGGCACCTGGATTCGCAGCCCCCACCTAAGTGAACATAAACCCTACACGATGGATGAAGGGGCGCTTATCTATGTGAAGGTAGGTCACCTTTAA